From Rutidosis leptorrhynchoides isolate AG116_Rl617_1_P2 chromosome 3, CSIRO_AGI_Rlap_v1, whole genome shotgun sequence, a single genomic window includes:
- the LOC139899233 gene encoding large ribosomal subunit protein eL14y-like, translating to MPFKRYVEIGRVALVNYGKDYGKLVVIVDVVDQNRALVDSPDMVRSQINFKRLTLTDIKIDINRVPTKKTLLSALEAADVKRKWESSSWGRKLIVQKKRASLNDFDRFKVMLAKIKKAGVIRQELAKLKKETAA from the exons ATG CCGTTCAAAAGATACGTTGAAATCGGAAGAGTTGCACTGGTTAACTATGGAAAAGATTATGGAAAGCTTGTGGTTATCGTTGATGTTGTTGATCAAAACAGG GCACTTGTCGATTCCCCTGATATGGTAAGGAGCCAAATCAACTTCAAAAGATTAACACTCACCGATATAAAGATTGATATTAATAGAGTTCCAACAAAGAAAACCCTTCTTTCTGCTTTAGAAGCTGCTG ATGTCAAAAGGAAATGGGAGAGCAGCTCATGGGGAAGAAAACTGATTGTGCAGAAGAAGAGGGCATCTCTTAACGATTTTGATAGGTTTAAGGTTATGTTGGCTAAGATAAAG AAGGCTGGAGTTATAAGGCAAGAACTTGCCAAGCTAAAGAAGGAGACTGCTGCATGA
- the LOC139902553 gene encoding uncharacterized protein, whose protein sequence is MAEISYNLIFFISLLMSTLTTTDSQPSLNSVEQESVYKILDSLNSDISWRSLFPDDLCSSAPHGVVCGYTTLPTETDPGTVNILELNFGYVSDHNPNPPCNSNSTIPDPFIFSSFPYLRKLFFYNCFTQRPVSLQAFSQFGSGLEELVFIDNPSLFGSLTEVNGDVKYLKRLVITGTNVSGEIPDGFCDLQNLEELTLCRNNFSGKLPENLSNLKTLKILDVSQNGFVGNIPASIGYLTELIKLDLGKNQFSGEFPASMKGLKSLELLDLSHNNFSRNGIPLFLSELSKLKGLYLSGNDLGGVIPVIWGKLKGLNGIGFSGLGLVGDIPSSIGLFLVNLSYLGLDNNKLTGKVPIEFERLTNLNELNLKNNNLSGRISFSAKFVSRVGKKLRLDGNNGLCADERVIRSFHKVNGNLGKLKVCDMVENSKSALLHVSSSSSTGHKVGHIVVVMFVWLLI, encoded by the coding sequence ATGGCTGAAATTTCATACAAtctcattttctttatttcattGCTAATGAGTACACTCACTACCACCGACTCACAACCGAGTCTTAACTCGGTTGAACAGGAATCAGTCTACAAAATACTTGACTCACTCAACTCGGACATTTCTTGGCGGTCACTCTTCCCGGATGACCTTTGTTCCTCCGCCCCACACGGTGTCGTTTGCGGGTACACCACTTTACCAACTGAAACCGACCCGGGAACCGTCAACATTCTCGAACTCAATTTCGGGTACGTTTCCGATCACAACCCGAATCCTCCTTGTAACTCGAACTCCACTATACCCGACCCGTTTATATTTTCTTCGTTTCCTTATCTTCGTAAGCTTTTCTTCTATAACTGTTTTACTCAACGGCCCGTTTCGTTACAAGCGTTTTCTCAATTCGGGTCGGGTCTAGAAGAGCTAGTTTTTATAGATAACCCGAGCTTATTCGGGTCGTTGACTGAAGTCAACGGGGATGTTAAATATTTAAAAAGGTTGGTTATCACCGGAACTAATGTTTCCGGTGAAATCCCAGATGGGTTTTGTGACTTACAGAATCTTGAAGAGCTTACATTATGCCGGAATAATTTCTCCGGGAAGCTACCGGAAAATTTGTCGAATCTTAAGACACTCAAGATTCTTGATGTTAGTCAAAATGGGTTCGTGGGTAATATTCCGGCGTCCATCGGATACTTGACGGAATTGATAAAATTGGATTTGGGTAAGAATCAATTTTCCGGGGAGTTTCCGGCGAGTATGAAGGGGTTAAAAAGTTTGGAGCTTTTGGATCTGAGTCATAACAATTTTTCAAGAAATGGGATACCTTTGTTTTTGTCAGAATTGAGTAAATTGAAAGGTCTGTATCTGAGTGGAAATGATTTAGGAGGGGTGATTCCTGTCATTTGGGGAAAGTTGAAGGGGTTAAATGGAATTGGGTTTTCAGGGTTAGGGCTTGTTGGTGATATTCCATCTTCAATTGGGCTGTTTTTGGTTAATTTGAGTTATCTAGGTCTTGATAACAATAAGTTAACAGGGAAAGTGCCTATTGAATTTGAAAGATTGACAAACTTGAATGAGCTGAATTTGAAGAACAACAATCTGAGTGGGAGGATTTCATTTTCTGCTAAATTTGTTTCAAGAGTTGGAAAGAAGTTAAGGTTAGATGGGAACAATGGATTATGTGCTGATGAAAGGGTAATTAGGTCATTTCATAAGGTTAATGGGAATTTGGGTAAGTTGAAGGTGTGTGATATGGTTGAAAATTCCAAATCTGCCCTTCTTCATGTTAGTAGTTCAAGTTCAACTGGTCATAAAGTGGGACATATAGTAGTAGTGATGTTTGTTTGGTTGTTAATTTAG